From the Desulfovibrio sp. JY genome, one window contains:
- a CDS encoding anion permease, with amino-acid sequence MPSAGFCKASLCKWGLSFILAILAYIAMPVGDGIVTPHMALFMAITVWAVAMWSMDVVDQVAVGILLPILYILICGVKQRVVFGPWLSDVPIIVIGGFTLGKIFHETGLGKRIGLLCVRAMGGSFSGTLIGICLAGAIIAPLVPSIMGKAAIICALGVSLCDALDFKAKSREATAIMLTCFLTVASTKLCYLTGGADLVLGMALVDKVLGIKTTWLEYAMYNFLPGMIYTFLSVGLVIALLPSSTNKAKMKANMLAKCCDLGPATSEQKRAAYLMLVTLLLLATDKLHGISAGIVLIIITFVTFLPGVRLMDGQRFSKINFAPLFFIMGCMAIGSAGGALKVTDWIAQMALPYLHGLGDNAAGGAAYTLGMAANFLLTPLAATTTMTSPLAELGRQMHVDSRALYFSFQYGLDNYIFPYEYAVLLYFFSFGYIRSKDMFKVLGVRLILAGLFVTFIAMPFWNMLLQ; translated from the coding sequence ATGCCATCAGCCGGATTTTGTAAGGCTTCACTGTGCAAGTGGGGCTTAAGTTTTATTTTGGCAATACTTGCCTATATCGCCATGCCCGTTGGCGACGGCATCGTAACGCCCCACATGGCGTTATTCATGGCCATCACCGTTTGGGCCGTTGCCATGTGGTCGATGGATGTTGTCGACCAAGTAGCTGTCGGAATTCTGCTTCCTATTCTTTATATTTTGATATGCGGCGTCAAACAACGTGTTGTTTTCGGCCCATGGCTGAGTGATGTTCCCATTATTGTGATAGGTGGATTCACGCTTGGCAAAATATTCCATGAAACCGGCCTCGGAAAACGCATCGGTTTGTTATGTGTTAGGGCCATGGGTGGGAGCTTTTCCGGCACACTGATCGGGATATGTCTGGCCGGCGCGATCATAGCACCACTTGTTCCCTCCATCATGGGCAAGGCCGCCATCATCTGCGCCCTGGGCGTCAGCCTGTGCGACGCACTGGATTTCAAGGCCAAGAGTCGAGAAGCGACCGCCATCATGCTGACCTGTTTCCTGACGGTCGCATCGACGAAGCTGTGCTATCTCACCGGTGGGGCCGATCTCGTTCTCGGCATGGCCCTGGTCGACAAAGTGCTCGGCATAAAGACCACATGGCTCGAATACGCCATGTACAACTTCCTGCCCGGCATGATCTACACCTTCCTGTCGGTGGGACTCGTCATCGCCCTGCTGCCTTCGTCCACGAACAAAGCAAAGATGAAAGCCAACATGCTGGCAAAATGCTGTGATCTCGGCCCGGCGACTTCCGAACAAAAGCGGGCGGCCTACCTGATGCTTGTCACGTTGCTGTTGCTGGCCACGGACAAGCTGCACGGCATCAGTGCGGGCATCGTGCTGATCATCATCACGTTCGTCACCTTCCTGCCCGGGGTGCGGCTCATGGACGGCCAGCGATTCTCCAAGATCAACTTCGCCCCGCTGTTCTTCATCATGGGCTGCATGGCCATCGGCAGCGCCGGCGGCGCGCTCAAGGTGACGGACTGGATCGCGCAGATGGCCTTGCCCTACCTGCATGGCCTCGGCGACAATGCGGCAGGGGGAGCGGCGTATACCCTGGGCATGGCCGCCAACTTCCTGCTGACCCCCCTGGCGGCGACCACCACCATGACTTCGCCCCTGGCCGAGTTGGGCAGGCAGATGCACGTGGATTCGCGCGCCTTGTATTTCTCCTTTCAATACGGCCTGGACAACTATATTTTCCCTTATGAATACGCGGTATTATTATATTTTTTCAGCTTCGGCTATATCCGCTCCAAGGATATGTTCAAGGTGCTCGGTGTGCGCCTGATCCTGGCCGGGCTTTTTGTCACCTTCATTGCCATGCCGTTTTGGAACATGCTGCTCCAGTAA
- a CDS encoding Crp/Fnr family transcriptional regulator, which translates to MDEGKCCLLDEDKSLEFVRISSVAKVWRKVLCYGKCCRFPKGTDILPGGVTGEQLYFIEKGEVRLMRITRDGREKLLLSLYPGAIVGETPFFDEVPARSTVVAATDCVLYAFSRDCVIGELIPRYPELALALLRTLAAKVRVLCNQSVSLCLEDLPSRICTFLRVRANIHDDGTMEARVKPCLNQQELANLLGVHRVTLNKALRELERESILGPYTKDEVYILDENRFLALVLK; encoded by the coding sequence ATGGATGAAGGGAAATGTTGTCTCCTTGATGAGGATAAATCTCTGGAATTCGTCAGGATTTCCTCTGTTGCCAAAGTATGGCGAAAAGTCCTGTGCTACGGAAAATGCTGTCGCTTTCCCAAAGGGACGGACATTCTTCCGGGGGGTGTGACCGGAGAACAGCTGTATTTCATTGAAAAAGGCGAGGTGCGCCTTATGCGCATCACGCGCGACGGACGGGAAAAGCTGCTGCTTTCCCTGTATCCCGGTGCCATTGTCGGTGAAACGCCTTTTTTTGACGAAGTGCCCGCCAGGAGCACTGTCGTTGCTGCAACAGACTGTGTTCTCTATGCTTTTTCACGGGATTGCGTCATCGGCGAGCTCATTCCCCGCTATCCGGAACTGGCCTTGGCCTTGCTGCGAACCCTGGCCGCCAAGGTCCGCGTCCTGTGCAACCAATCCGTCAGCCTGTGCCTGGAAGATCTCCCTTCCCGGATTTGCACGTTTTTGCGCGTGCGGGCCAACATTCACGACGACGGCACCATGGAGGCCAGGGTCAAGCCGTGCCTTAACCAGCAGGAGCTGGCCAATCTGCTCGGCGTGCACCGGGTGACGCTTAACAAGGCCCTGCGCGAACTGGAGCGGGAATCCATCCTCGGTCCCTATACCAAGGACGAGGTGTACATCCTCGATGAAAACCGCTTTCTGGCCCTTGTCCTGAAATAA
- a CDS encoding aryl-sulfate sulfotransferase, with protein MGHPTIYPTGVTVYDPDKCWSGFTIYQAQEVGAVLMDMNGHEVNVWKGVLGMPNKIFPGGYLMSSRGRRNGKYSVQDGLDVVQIDWDGKIVWKFDRNEYIEDPGAPGQWMARYHHDFQREGNPVGYYAPGMEPKTDSGNTLVLAHRNARNPKISDKQLLDDVILEVDWDGDIVWEWNCHEHFEEMGFREVSKNALCRNPNYRPTEPEGMGDWMHINSMSVLGPNKWYDAGDERFHPDNIIVDGREANILFIISKKTGKITWKLGPYFDDSPEAKAIGWIIGQHHVHMIPGTLPGGGNILVYDNGGWGGYDAPNPGAPTGVKAALRDYSRVLEIDPVAMKIVWQYTPSEAGFLAPMDSNRFYSPFISGMQRLPNGNTLITEGSDGRVFEVTPDHKIVWEFISPYMGKLVPMNMTYRAYRVPYEWVPQVAKPVETPVAPMDVASFRVPGAAALGARAKEVSVEGCVPYAGSNALCVASVEDGDA; from the coding sequence ATGGGGCACCCGACAATTTACCCGACTGGAGTTACCGTTTACGACCCCGATAAATGCTGGAGTGGTTTCACCATTTATCAGGCACAGGAAGTCGGAGCCGTTCTTATGGATATGAACGGACACGAGGTCAACGTCTGGAAAGGCGTCCTCGGCATGCCGAACAAGATATTCCCCGGCGGCTATCTGATGTCCAGCCGTGGTCGTCGCAACGGAAAGTACAGCGTCCAGGACGGACTGGATGTGGTGCAGATCGACTGGGACGGCAAGATCGTCTGGAAGTTCGATCGCAATGAATACATTGAAGATCCAGGTGCGCCGGGACAGTGGATGGCGCGCTACCATCACGACTTTCAGCGTGAAGGCAATCCCGTGGGTTATTACGCCCCGGGCATGGAGCCCAAGACGGATTCCGGCAACACGCTGGTTCTGGCCCACCGCAATGCCCGCAATCCCAAGATTTCCGACAAGCAGCTGCTCGACGACGTCATTCTGGAAGTCGACTGGGACGGCGACATTGTCTGGGAATGGAATTGCCACGAGCATTTCGAGGAAATGGGCTTTCGGGAAGTCTCCAAGAACGCCCTGTGCCGCAACCCCAACTACCGTCCCACCGAACCCGAGGGCATGGGCGACTGGATGCACATCAACTCCATGTCCGTCCTTGGCCCCAACAAATGGTATGATGCCGGGGACGAGCGCTTCCATCCCGACAACATCATCGTGGACGGCCGCGAAGCCAACATCCTTTTCATCATCAGCAAAAAGACCGGCAAGATCACCTGGAAGCTCGGCCCCTATTTCGACGATTCCCCCGAGGCCAAGGCCATCGGCTGGATCATCGGCCAGCACCATGTCCACATGATCCCGGGCACCCTCCCGGGCGGCGGCAACATCCTGGTCTACGACAACGGCGGCTGGGGCGGCTACGACGCGCCCAACCCCGGGGCCCCCACCGGCGTCAAGGCGGCCCTTCGCGACTACTCGCGGGTGCTCGAAATCGACCCCGTGGCCATGAAGATCGTGTGGCAGTACACGCCGAGCGAAGCCGGTTTCCTGGCCCCCATGGACAGCAACCGCTTCTACAGCCCGTTTATCAGCGGCATGCAGCGCCTGCCCAACGGCAACACGCTCATCACCGAGGGCTCCGACGGCCGCGTCTTCGAAGTGACCCCTGACCACAAGATCGTCTGGGAGTTCATCTCTCCCTACATGGGCAAGCTCGTGCCCATGAACATGACCTACCGGGCCTACCGTGTGCCCTACGAGTGGGTGCCGCAGGTCGCAAAGCCCGTGGAAACCCCGGTCGCCCCCATGGACGTGGCTTCGTTTCGGGTGCCCGGCGCCGCCGCTTTGGGCGCGCGCGCCAAGGAAGTGTCCGTCGAGGGTTGCGTCCCTTACGCCGGCAGCAACGCGCTGTGCGTGGCTTCGGTGGAAGACGGCGACGCCTAA
- a CDS encoding glutaredoxin family protein translates to MSITLYTAPDCQRCKIVKAFLKERGIAYGVIDFKGDAQEFNTFYRANRKHIYRNPEGVEFPLFSDGEVIKQGSGEVIAYLLAGRALEVAVTRSELLHGWISGLYVSRCPAEQEDNFVTLAEYLAAGGLSVLLRTDGRNPALLRRLVAAKTAAKLSLDIPGPADVYQSLYGQAPDRAALAETIEIVRAFPDHEIRFFATPVPRADGSLSWPTRDEAGAAAAMVYEACGDHQLPYRIACATAETPGGLQGLAPLEDAVLLKYRSASRSTLFKADIAPR, encoded by the coding sequence ATGAGCATAACCTTGTACACCGCGCCGGATTGCCAGCGCTGCAAGATCGTCAAGGCGTTCCTCAAGGAGCGCGGCATCGCATACGGCGTGATCGACTTCAAGGGCGACGCCCAGGAATTCAACACGTTCTACCGCGCCAACCGCAAGCACATCTATCGCAATCCCGAGGGCGTGGAGTTTCCCCTGTTTTCCGACGGCGAGGTCATCAAGCAGGGCAGCGGCGAGGTCATTGCCTACCTCCTGGCCGGCCGCGCCCTGGAAGTGGCGGTGACGCGCAGCGAACTGCTGCACGGCTGGATTTCCGGGCTCTACGTGTCCCGGTGCCCGGCGGAGCAGGAAGACAACTTCGTCACCCTGGCGGAATATCTGGCCGCCGGCGGGCTATCGGTCCTCTTGCGCACCGACGGGCGCAATCCGGCCTTGCTGCGCCGCCTTGTCGCGGCCAAGACCGCGGCCAAGCTGTCCCTGGACATCCCCGGACCGGCCGACGTCTACCAGTCCCTGTACGGTCAGGCGCCGGACAGGGCGGCCCTGGCCGAAACCATCGAAATCGTGCGCGCTTTTCCGGACCACGAAATCCGCTTTTTCGCCACGCCGGTTCCCCGTGCCGACGGTTCCCTTTCCTGGCCGACCCGGGACGAGGCCGGTGCGGCGGCGGCCATGGTCTACGAGGCCTGCGGCGACCATCAGCTGCCGTATCGCATTGCCTGCGCCACGGCGGAAACGCCCGGGGGATTGCAAGGGCTTGCCCCGCTCGAAGACGCGGTGCTGCTCAAATATCGCTCGGCCTCCCGGAGCACGCTTTTCAAGGCCGATATCGCGCCCAGGTAG
- a CDS encoding NAD(P)/FAD-dependent oxidoreductase — protein sequence MQYDAIIIGGGPGGTTAAKILAAGGKKVAIIEEKHWGGTCLNCGCIPTKLLLGAVAPKSQLNALSRLRLAAGDVSVDFGALRNRVSRFLKGSGQVLAKSLADSGITLQGGQAVCTGQGRVACLKGEARQDLEADVVILAGGSHNAVFSSMAPDGQAVLDSTGALNLETVPESLIIVGAGAIGLELGDFYAAMGTKVTMVEAAPHIAPTEDPDIAAELTRAITKAGRTCLTGVKAVSLVTRDGQARLELEDGRVLTAEKALVAIGRAPNTKDLDCEKSGCARDRRGFVVVDDTLQAAATVYAIGDINGRTLLAHAAEHQGAYVARRILGEETGPYVPGPVPSCIYGSTEAMRVGETAKGLLAAGRPVSVSSVPLSLNAIAQAGGNATGCVKVVWDGETLAGIAAVGHGVSHLVTVAQLLLVGGYTPARLNEVMFAHPTLDEIVPMAIRAPRKPVTAG from the coding sequence ATGCAGTATGATGCCATCATCATCGGCGGCGGTCCCGGCGGAACCACCGCAGCGAAAATCCTGGCGGCCGGCGGCAAGAAGGTCGCCATAATCGAGGAAAAGCACTGGGGGGGGACCTGCCTCAATTGCGGCTGCATCCCCACCAAATTGCTCCTTGGGGCCGTTGCGCCCAAAAGCCAGCTTAACGCGTTGTCGCGGCTGCGGCTGGCCGCCGGGGACGTCAGCGTGGATTTCGGCGCCCTGCGCAACCGGGTCTCCCGGTTCCTCAAGGGCTCGGGCCAGGTGCTGGCCAAGTCCCTGGCCGACAGCGGCATCACGCTCCAGGGCGGCCAGGCCGTGTGCACCGGCCAGGGCCGCGTCGCCTGCCTCAAGGGCGAGGCCCGGCAGGACCTGGAAGCCGACGTCGTCATCCTGGCCGGCGGTTCCCACAACGCCGTTTTTTCCAGCATGGCCCCGGACGGTCAGGCCGTGCTCGACAGCACCGGGGCGCTTAACCTCGAGACCGTGCCTGAAAGCCTGATTATCGTCGGAGCCGGGGCCATCGGCCTGGAGCTCGGGGATTTCTACGCCGCCATGGGGACCAAGGTCACCATGGTGGAAGCCGCACCCCACATCGCGCCCACCGAAGACCCGGATATCGCCGCCGAACTGACCCGGGCCATCACCAAGGCCGGCCGGACCTGCCTCACCGGCGTCAAGGCCGTTTCCCTGGTGACCAGGGACGGCCAGGCCCGCCTCGAGCTGGAGGACGGCCGCGTCCTCACGGCGGAAAAGGCCCTGGTGGCCATCGGCCGCGCGCCCAACACCAAGGACCTGGACTGCGAAAAGTCGGGCTGCGCCCGCGACCGGCGGGGATTCGTCGTGGTCGACGACACGCTCCAGGCCGCGGCCACGGTCTACGCCATCGGCGACATCAACGGCCGGACCCTGCTCGCCCATGCGGCCGAGCACCAGGGCGCCTACGTGGCCCGCCGGATTCTGGGCGAGGAAACGGGACCGTACGTGCCCGGACCGGTGCCGTCCTGCATTTACGGCAGCACCGAGGCCATGCGCGTGGGCGAGACGGCCAAGGGGCTGCTCGCGGCGGGACGCCCGGTTTCGGTCTCCTCCGTGCCCCTAAGCCTCAACGCCATCGCCCAGGCCGGAGGCAATGCCACGGGCTGCGTCAAGGTGGTCTGGGACGGCGAGACGCTCGCCGGCATCGCGGCCGTGGGGCACGGCGTTTCCCATCTGGTCACCGTGGCCCAGCTGCTGCTCGTCGGCGGCTACACGCCGGCGCGGCTTAACGAGGTCATGTTCGCCCATCCGACCCTGGACGAAATCGTGCCCATGGCCATCCGGGCCCCGCGCAAGCCGGTCACGGCCGGTTGA
- the gcvH gene encoding glycine cleavage system protein GcvH has product MSLTYPDDRFYHAEHLWAQSKPDGTFLIGITDFAQSQLGDVVFVDLPTVGDHFDQGTSCASIESVKVVSEAIIPVAGEIVAVNEALADTPELLNQSPYADGWLVVVRPDNGTCGLLSAAQYAQQVG; this is encoded by the coding sequence ATGAGTCTGACTTATCCTGATGACCGTTTCTATCACGCCGAACACCTTTGGGCCCAGTCGAAGCCGGACGGAACCTTCCTGATCGGCATCACGGATTTTGCCCAAAGCCAGCTCGGCGACGTCGTTTTCGTCGATCTCCCCACTGTGGGGGATCATTTCGACCAGGGCACATCCTGCGCCTCCATCGAATCCGTCAAGGTGGTCTCCGAGGCGATCATCCCGGTTGCCGGCGAGATCGTGGCCGTAAACGAGGCCCTGGCCGACACGCCCGAACTGCTCAACCAGTCCCCGTACGCGGACGGCTGGCTTGTGGTCGTCCGGCCGGACAACGGGACGTGCGGACTGTTAAGCGCTGCGCAATACGCGCAGCAGGTCGGATAG
- a CDS encoding aryl-sulfate sulfotransferase, with amino-acid sequence MKRLARACVVTACLLALSVPALAYEAMVGPTGVLKYDKAKAYNGYTLISPTVKSKITYLIDMEGNVVHEWHCQYTAGLYAELLPNGHLLRGGVIPQKNVGFGGVGGIVQELDWDGNVVWEYKMADQDHLQHHTFHRMPNGNTLILGWERKTKQEALAKGRDPKTIPTKPVECKGVEHNDFWVDFVREVDKDGKTVWEWHAWDHLGKGPKNLDINFTLPRPMGSVYPNFDWTHFNTVDYLPKTDQILVNSRNFSEFYLIDHKTGAIEYRWGNPAAYGAGKSPSWYDDGDQQVFGEHCVTPLENGHMLIFDNGSERPEGNRSRAVEMDPKTGKVVWEYGSMDVNSFFSFRQGGVQKLPNGDVLVTSTHHGHIFEVTPDKRIVWDYVNPVAAGVPKCVLDEDKDVLPNAHLKMMTNAVHRAYRYGPDYPGLKGRDLGKKTPMVPGGCPLFFKQGSAKTTTATGSAS; translated from the coding sequence ATGAAACGGTTGGCAAGGGCATGTGTTGTTACGGCGTGTCTTTTGGCCCTGTCGGTTCCGGCCCTGGCCTACGAGGCCATGGTGGGCCCGACGGGAGTGCTCAAGTACGACAAGGCCAAAGCGTACAACGGGTACACGCTCATTTCCCCTACGGTGAAAAGCAAGATCACCTATCTGATCGACATGGAAGGCAATGTTGTCCACGAGTGGCATTGCCAGTACACGGCCGGCCTGTACGCGGAACTGCTGCCCAACGGGCACTTGCTTCGCGGTGGGGTTATCCCGCAAAAGAACGTCGGCTTCGGCGGCGTCGGCGGCATCGTCCAGGAGCTCGACTGGGACGGCAACGTGGTCTGGGAATACAAGATGGCCGACCAGGACCATCTCCAGCACCACACCTTTCACCGCATGCCGAACGGCAACACCCTGATTCTCGGCTGGGAGCGCAAGACCAAGCAGGAAGCCTTGGCCAAGGGGCGTGATCCCAAGACCATCCCGACCAAGCCGGTCGAATGCAAGGGCGTCGAACACAACGACTTCTGGGTGGATTTCGTGCGCGAGGTGGACAAGGACGGCAAGACCGTCTGGGAATGGCACGCCTGGGACCATCTCGGCAAGGGGCCGAAAAATCTGGATATCAACTTCACCCTGCCGAGGCCCATGGGCAGCGTGTACCCCAACTTCGACTGGACCCACTTCAACACGGTGGATTATCTGCCCAAAACCGACCAGATTCTCGTCAATTCCCGCAACTTCAGCGAGTTCTACCTGATCGACCACAAGACCGGGGCCATCGAATACCGCTGGGGCAATCCCGCCGCCTACGGCGCGGGCAAGTCGCCTTCCTGGTATGACGACGGCGACCAGCAGGTCTTTGGCGAACACTGCGTGACCCCGCTTGAAAACGGCCACATGCTCATCTTCGACAACGGTTCCGAGCGCCCCGAGGGCAACCGGTCCCGGGCGGTGGAAATGGATCCCAAGACCGGCAAGGTCGTCTGGGAATACGGCTCCATGGACGTCAACAGCTTTTTCAGCTTCCGCCAGGGCGGCGTGCAGAAGCTGCCCAACGGCGACGTGCTCGTCACCTCGACCCACCACGGCCACATCTTCGAGGTCACTCCGGACAAGCGGATCGTCTGGGACTACGTGAACCCCGTCGCTGCCGGCGTGCCCAAGTGCGTGCTCGACGAGGACAAGGATGTCCTGCCAAACGCCCACCTCAAGATGATGACCAACGCCGTGCACCGCGCCTACCGCTACGGCCCGGACTATCCGGGGCTCAAAGGCCGGGACCTGGGCAAGAAAACCCCGATGGTCCCAGGCGGTTGCCCGCTGTTTTTCAAGCAAGGGAGCGCCAAGACGACCACCGCGACAGGCTCAGCTTCCTAA
- a CDS encoding outer membrane homotrimeric porin produces the protein MQRKWLHLAVAIVATLGICTSALAATQVSMQGSSDIMGTFYLNHNYTGWTKTGKKTEDTFQIWHRILLLSDFKANNALKFRLGLKIMDIWGHGTYTAANPSAVILVNKAYLQFKWPDTPIQITAGLQPLGLPQSPLYNGSAIYSDCVAALTVKAPLIPDTLSLVAGFGRLFDTDRTYDDTTTQRADELDAYFLTLPVTLPDFKFTPWGMAVVAGKNTDYSRKNTADAADYGNSFNNAILSAASVANIAGTSGLGHWKNAQNPYFWAGGSFQVSALDPVRFYADVIYGAGAMNDSKAAQRHGWLVDFAAEYTGWTVMTPQVFAWWSTGEDKSTLNGSERMPYLRSRWGPGRTFLFEGSYDVMRGSSTNTTPVGNYGVGLSLANISFIEKLTNCVTIDYLRGNNSARAIRTSQLLDDSYMTMGHDMAEGEYVVGVNLDTKYMLYENLALVLDTGWAHGNFKESVWGHRLYSQAESNGNNTWKVAMGLSYKF, from the coding sequence ATGCAAAGGAAATGGCTTCATCTCGCCGTGGCGATCGTCGCGACGCTTGGGATTTGCACTTCGGCGCTTGCCGCAACCCAGGTGAGCATGCAGGGATCGTCCGATATCATGGGGACGTTTTACCTCAACCATAACTACACGGGCTGGACGAAAACAGGGAAAAAAACAGAAGATACCTTTCAGATCTGGCACCGGATTCTTCTGCTGAGCGATTTCAAGGCGAACAATGCGTTGAAGTTTCGCCTTGGCCTCAAAATAATGGATATCTGGGGGCATGGCACCTATACGGCCGCCAATCCGTCCGCCGTCATCCTGGTCAATAAGGCCTACCTGCAGTTCAAATGGCCGGATACGCCGATTCAAATCACGGCCGGTCTCCAACCCCTGGGCCTGCCCCAGTCGCCGCTGTATAACGGCAGCGCCATTTATTCCGATTGCGTGGCGGCATTGACCGTGAAGGCGCCGCTCATCCCCGACACGCTCTCGCTCGTGGCGGGGTTCGGACGGCTCTTCGACACCGACAGGACCTATGACGACACGACGACCCAGCGGGCCGATGAGCTGGACGCCTACTTTCTCACCCTGCCCGTCACATTGCCCGACTTCAAGTTCACGCCGTGGGGCATGGCTGTCGTGGCCGGCAAGAACACCGATTACAGCCGCAAGAATACCGCGGATGCCGCGGATTACGGCAACTCCTTCAACAATGCGATTCTTTCCGCCGCCAGCGTCGCCAATATCGCCGGCACCTCCGGGCTCGGACATTGGAAGAACGCGCAAAATCCGTATTTTTGGGCTGGCGGCTCTTTTCAGGTCTCCGCCCTGGACCCGGTGCGTTTCTACGCCGACGTGATTTATGGCGCCGGCGCCATGAACGATAGCAAAGCCGCCCAGCGTCACGGTTGGTTGGTCGATTTCGCGGCCGAATACACTGGCTGGACTGTGATGACTCCCCAGGTCTTCGCCTGGTGGTCCACGGGTGAAGACAAGTCCACGCTGAACGGTTCCGAACGCATGCCGTATCTTCGCTCCCGCTGGGGACCGGGCAGGACATTCCTGTTTGAAGGAAGCTATGATGTGATGCGTGGATCCAGCACGAATACGACTCCTGTGGGAAATTACGGCGTCGGCCTGTCCCTGGCCAATATATCCTTCATCGAGAAACTGACAAACTGCGTTACGATTGACTACCTTCGCGGAAACAACAGTGCGCGCGCCATACGGACTTCGCAGCTGCTTGACGATTCCTATATGACCATGGGGCATGACATGGCGGAGGGCGAATATGTCGTGGGCGTAAACCTCGATACGAAATACATGCTTTACGAAAACCTGGCCCTCGTTCTGGATACGGGCTGGGCGCATGGCAACTTCAAGGAGAGTGTCTGGGGACACCGCTTGTATAGCCAGGCGGAAAGCAACGGCAACAACACCTGGAAGGTCGCCATGGGCCTTTCCTACAAGTTCTAG